The nucleotide window CATGACAACCGCCTCGCGGCTGCTGAGCGTGCTAAGAATGCCCCTGCTGCTGGCGCTGGTAAATCCGGTGGTGGCAGCGGTGGTGGCAAGCCCGAGAAAGACGCCGATGGCAAATACCCCATCCTCCTCGCCAGCATGCGTGCAGGCGAAGTCACCGAGATCAAACCCGACAACATCAAATTCTGGGGCGATGTGCAGCAGGAAAAGATCGACGGTGCGGACTACTTCACCATCAATGTGAAATACGAAACGCAGACCATGTTCGGCAAATTCGAAACCGAGGCCCAAGCCCGCATCAAGAACGGCAAAGTCGAGAAATGGGTCTATACCGGCTCTGGTGAAGTCGTGCCGTGATGGGCTTTAGGTTCTCGGTTCGCAGTTCGCTGTTCCCTGTTCGCTGTTCCCTGTTGTTTTTGGGGGCTAGGCGGCCTGCATGGCAGGTGTTTTCACAGAATCCAGCAGCTTGGTGATGATGTCGTCCACTTTCACCTGGGCGGCCTCGCCTTCGAAATTGAGGATGATGCGGTGACGCAGAGCTACGAGGGCGATGGCGCGGACATCATCGGTAGAAACAGCGGTGGCCCCATGCACAGCGGCCCACACGCGGGCACCTCGGATGAGCGACTGGAGCCCACGCGGGCTGCTGCCATAGCTGACGTAGCGCCGCACCTCTGGCAGCGCATCAGGCTGCTCTGGATGGGTCGCGAGCACGAGGCGGCTGGCATAGTGGGCCACGGGATCTGCCACCGGCATCTGCGCTAACTCACGCTGCATGGTGATGAGCGACTCGCCAGACACCAGAGTGTTCAGTTTGGGCTCCTCAAAGCCCGTCGTGCGGCGGGAAATCTCTACCAGAGAGTCTAAATCTGGGAACGGCACTTTGATCTTAAACATGAAGCGGTCGAGCTGCGCCTCTGGCAGCGGATAAGTGCCCTCCATCTCCATCGGATTCTGGGTAGCGAGCACGAAAAACGGCTCTGGCAGCAGATGGCGCTCCCCACCCGTCGTCACACAGCGCTCCTGCATCACCTCCAACAGCGCGGCCTGCGTCTTGGGCGTAGCGCGGTTGATTTCATCGACTAACAGCAGGTTTTTGAATACCGGGCCTTTTTCATAGCGCAGTGTGCGGTGTCCGCGCTCGTCCTCACCCACAATGTGTGTGCCCAAAATGTCTGCGGGCATCAAATCCGGCGTGCATTGCACCCGCCCCGGCTCCAGGCCGATCACCTGCGAGAGCGTCCGCACCAAGTAGGTCTTCCCCAAGCCCGGCACCCCCTCTAGCAGCACATGACCACCTGAGAAGATCGCAATGAGCACATCACCGAGCAGCGCATCGTAACCGACGATGGCTTTTTGCAGCTCCGTTTTGAGCTGGTGAAAGAGGGGGCGGAATTCAGACATCGGATAAAAAAATGAGAGACGGCGCATCACACCGCACCGCGCTGATTCTGCAACCTAATCCTCCAAATACACTGCATACACCCGCGCCATGCTCTGCGGCGGGAAATGCACCCTGAGGGCGATTTTTTGGCCTACGGGCAGCGATTTGGCAAAGGTGATGGGCACACGCACACCATTCGCACCTACCTCGGCCTCATAGCCGGCCAAAACATGGTCCAATGGATCTAGAAGCTGAATCTTCAGCGGCTGCTCCTTGGTTACACCGTCCACATTCAGCGCGATCCGCTGCGCCGCGAAGGCACTGGTGATGAAGAGCCCCTCCTCCTCCGCGACTTTTCGCGACAGGGAGCCAAATCCATCCCGTCGCAGCGTCGCGAGCCCGATGTCCATATCCTCCAGCACGCCACCCGTGTCCCAGTGTGAGTACCAGATCATCGTTTTGTCCCCCTCATTCACAAAGGCGTGCCCCTGCAGGATCGCCACATCATCCCACTCGCCTTCCCTGCCCCGTGGGATGATCTGAAAGCCCGGCACGGGCTCACGGAAATGCACGCCGTCATTGCTCATCACCAGCCCCAGATCGACTCGCACGCCGAAATTCCAGCTCTTGCCTTTCGGTGGAGCTTCTGCTGCATCCTGCCACATGCCGTGCAGACCGACGAGCACATTCCCCCGGTTCCAAATCCCAGCTCCCATGTGCATCTGGCGGCCTTTTACCGGCGGATTCACGAGCTGCTCCGGCCGTGCACAGGCCAGAGCTTTCGCCTTCGACCACGAGAGGAAATCTGGTGAGCGATATGCCAGCATGTCACGCCCGATGTCACTCCCATCTGCCCGCCATGACCACGGGCTAATGAGCTGCCCGGTGGCATAATAGAAGTCTCCAAAGCGATACAAACCGCTCACTTCAAAGCGCTCGCCACCCGCATTCACGGGTCGATCCCCGACGCATCTCCATCGCAGACCGTCCGCACTCGTCGCTGTGACGAATGCACCCCAGCGCCGCTCATTGGGGCCTATTTTACTGCGTCCGCCCTTCACTTCATCAAAGGGCATGTGTGCGATGAAGGCACATTTGTAGCGTTTTGCCGGATCTGGCTCCTCCGGCTCATAAAGCACGGAGAGGAAGTCATTCACGCGTGTCATGGAATGAGGATCACCCTCGATGAGGCAGATGTTGTTCTTCGTATTTCCACCGAACTCCACGAGTCCCAGCTCTGGCTTGGTCCATGTCACTCCATCTTTGCTCTCCGCATAGCACATCGGCCGCCACCAGCCCGGTGCCTGCCCCGCTTTGATCTCTGGCTCATGCATGCCGAGATACCACATGCGAAAGGTGCCCCCCTGCTTCATCACGGTGCCGTAAAGAATGGCATGGCCATGATCCGGGGCACCTGGTGGCCCACTGCGTAGCACTGGATTGGCTGGATGCTTTTGCGCCGTCTCTAGCGTCAGCTTCAAATTGTGCTGCCAAGCGATGTTTTGGTCATCAAAAGCGAAAAACACCTGCTCACCCGCTTGGCTGAAGCACATGGAAGCGATGAGGATGGAAAAGAAAATGGCGCTGGGCTTCATGGATACGGTCGGTGAGTGCTCCATCCAATACGTCTCTGTCCGTAGGTCTTCGTTTAGATATTCGTTCCTGTAAGCCAGTGATGTCCCTCCTGCCAGGGGCGGGCAGAGTTCTGCGTGGTGCATCAAAAGACCTTCTTCTGTGCATGCAGCACCCAGCGAGGAAGTCTGCACTTTGAACCTTGAACTTTAAATCTCGGACCCGATAGAAAGCGCATGCGTCCAGCTCCGCGCTCCAATCATCCCTCTCGCTCGAATCGTCCCCACCGACGCCCACCGCCACCTGCTGCCCCCGTGATGGCGGTGCCCGGCGCTGAGGCGTGGAAGACGCCCTGGGCGCAGATGAAGTATTTCTCCTTCAATCCGGCCGTTTACCCGAACATGCTCACTGCCGTCTCGCCTGATGCAGGGCCAGGCGACCTCGTGAATGTGTATGACAAGGAGGGAAATCGCTTTGGCACCGGTTTTTACAACGGGAAGGCCCGCGTACCACTCCGCGTGCTCGATCATCATCACGAGGACTTCGATGAAGCGGCGCTCGATGCACGCTTGGAGGCTGCGATCGACCTGCGGTTAAATACCTTGCGTCTCAATGACGTCTCGGATGCCTGGCGGGTCATTCACAGCGACGGGGATGGGCTTAGTGGCCTCATCGTAGATCGCTACGCGGACGTACTGAGCATCGAAGTGACCACCCTGGGCATCTGGCAGCGACTACGGCGCTGGCTACCCCGGCTGCATGAGCGGCTGGGCACGAAGCAGCACGTCATCGAAGTCGATCCCGACATCGCCCGCATCGAGGCCATCCGCCGAGCCGATGTGCCGGAGGCTGATGATGAGGCTCCGCGCAGTATCCGCATCCGTGAGCACGGCGTGCGCTATCAGGTGAGTTTTGAGGATGGGCATAAAACAGGCTTCTTCTGCGATCAGCGAGAAAATCGCGTTCGATTCGCCCAAATGGCCCGTGGGCACCGGGTGCTCGATCTTTGCTGCTACACGGGCGGATTCGCTCTAGCCGCCAAAGTTCTCGGTGGCTGCGAAGATGTGACGGGCGTCGATTTGGACGAAAAAGCCATCGCTCAGGCCAAAAAGAACGCCGATCTCAATCAAACCCGCCTCACCTGGACCCACGGTGACACCTTCACCTGGGGCCGCCAGATGCAGCAGAATGGCGAGCAATGGGACGCCGTCGTGCTCGACCCACCAAAACTCATCCACACCCGTGAACCGGAGGAAGCCCAGCTCGGCCGGAACAAATACTATGACATGAATGTCGTGGCCCTGAGTCTGCTACGGCGCGGGGGGCTCTTTGTGAGCTGCTCCTGCTCAGGGCTGCTGGATGTGGCAGAGTTTGAGGAGATCGTGATGCGTGCCGCCCACCGCAGCAAGCGCCGCCTCCAGATCCTCGACCGCCCCGGCGCAGGCGCAGACCACCCTGTGATGTCCAACTGCCCCGACGGCCGCTATTTGAAGACCCTGTGGGCCGTGGCGCTTTGAGGGCTCTGATTACAATTTCATTCTCCGCCTCAGCACAATCTGTTGCCAATCCGCCACTGGGATTTCACAAAACACGAGGACCGAGTGCGTCAAATCACAGCTCGATCTTCATCGCTGGTGGCGGCGTGAGCTTGAGCGTGGGTGGAGCGTCTTCGGGCTCGGCACCAGGATCGACTGGGATGGCTTTTTTCACTGGGGAGCCGTCTTCATTCACTGGAGCGGCCTTGGGCGTGGCCACAGCAGAGTTGTAGGGGTCCACTCCGATGACGGTGACACCTCGCATGCGCACCGGCTCGACATGGGCCCACTTGGCCCCTTCGGGGATCAATGAGGCATCGGGGGATGCTGCATCGAGTGCCGCACTCTGTGTGAAAGCGGCGATGTCCATGCCGAGTCCATCACCGGTGTGGGTGGAGCAGAAGCCGTCGATGATCGTGCCTGCGCGGACATATTCCATGTAGGTGTTACGCACGGATTTTTCGATCCCGTCGGGGCCTTTGACCTTCTCGTAGCAGTAGTCGGTGGCCCGCAGTCCACTCTGGCGGCAGAGCTCGACACGCTCTGCGACTTCTGGCGGGGCTATTTCCACGGCGGGATACGAGGCGGTGGCAGCATTGATGATTTCTGTCCAAGCAGGGAGCACGACTTTGCTGGAGAAGGCACCTGGGTAGATGGTTTTTTGCTTATCAAAGCCTGCCCATACTCCGCAGGTGACGCTGGAGGTGTAGCCGAGGAACCAGAGGTCTTTGAAATCGTAATGCGTCCCCGTTTTTCCTGCGACGGGGAAGTCCCCCAGCTTGTAATCCGTCACGGCGAGGCTGCCGGTCCCTGTGTGCAGCGCCTCGACGAGGCAGGTGTGCGTCTGATAGGCCGCGATGGGGTCCATGCTCTGCACGGGAGCCTGCTCGGCATCGGGGATTTGGAAGACGACATTGTCCTGCGCATCGGTGATGCGCTGGATGACGCGGAGCTTCTGCGGGCGACTGCCGAGAGTGGGAAAGTTCGAATAAGCGAGGCACATATCACCCAGACGGCACTCACTGGAGCCGAGGAAGAGATTCTGATACTCACTGAGGGTGGAGGAGATGCCGGCACGGGTGGCGGTGTCCTTCACGGCCTGCAGTCCTACTTTTTCCCCCAAGTTCATGACGGGGCTATTGCGACCACGGATGAGCGCATCCCGCAGGCTGACATCGGCCATGATGTGCTTTGGAGAGTCTTCTTCGGTGCCCCACTCGCCGAGCCAGCCTCCGTCACCACCGATCTGCACACGGCGATTGTCAAAGGGCATGGCACTCACCTTGGAGCCGGGATAAACACCGCGCTGACTGAAGGCCGCCGCATAGACAAATGGCGTGAAGGCTGTGCCCGCCGGACGGAGGCCATCCATGGCACGATTGAACTGGCTGTCGGCGAAATCACGGCTTCCGACCATCGCGAGGACGCTGCCGTCTTTGTTATCCATGACGAGGGCGGCTCCCTGGAGGTACTCGGGGCGCGGGCGGGGCGTGTCGGGGGCGATTTCTCCTTTGCGCAGCTTGGTAGTGTAGTCGGTGAGGATGGTTTTGTACTGGTCGTAGGTCTGGTGCTCGTAACCGGGGTGCTTTTCGACTTCCGCGAGGTGCTTGGTGATGGCGGACTCGACCTGACGCTGGAGGCCCTGGTCGATGCTGGTGTAGATTTTAAATCCACCGATGGAGGCCTTTTCCTCGCCAATGAGATTCATGACCTCCGAGCTGACGGTGTCAAAGATGCTGCTCTGACGCATATTCGCACTCTGAGGTGCCGTGGCCATGGGCTTGAGCTTCAGCTTTTCTGCGACATCGCGAGTGAGAGTGCCCTCGATGACCATACGCTCCAGCACATAGTTGCGCTCCTTGATGGCGCGGACGGGGTTTTTCAGGGGCTGGATGTTATTCGGGCTCTTGATGAGGCCGACGATGGTGGCTGACTCCTCTATGGTGAGCTCTTTCACGTCTTTGCCGAAGTAACCGCGTGCAGCGGCCTGGACCCCATAAAAATTCGCCCCGAAGAAGATGCGGTTGAGATACATCTCCAGGATCTCGAACTTGGAAAAGTGCTTTTCCAGCCGCTGGGCAAGGAAGGCCTCCAAGATTTTTCGCTTATAGCTCTTTTCCATGAGTTGGAAGGTCTGGCGGGCGAGCTGCTGGGTGATGGTGGAGGCCCCCTGAGTGACCTCACCAGCACGGAGGTTCAGCCACACAGCACGGGTGAGGCCGATGTAGTCCACCCCATCATGCTGAAAGAAGCGGCTATCTTCCTGGGCGATCAAGGCATCGATAAAGTGCTGCGGCACATCCTTGATCGCGATCGGCGTGCGATTGAGCACGTAGATACGGGCCAGCTCCTCCGCGTCGCGGTCATAGATGACACTGGAGGCTTCCAGCTTTTTGAGCTCGTTCAGGTCGAATTTTTCCGCCTCGATTCGTAGCGGGGCCATGATGACGCTGTAAACGCCAATGACCGCCACGATGCCGAGAAGGAACAGGGCGACGAGAGCGCTGAACCAGGCACGCTTATAAAATGGCAGTCGTAGGCCGGCTTCGCCGCGCCAATTGGACTGGGGTCTGAGTGCAGGATCGAATCCCTTCATGAAAAGTGGGTGGAGGTGCTAGTGGGCACGGATGTTAGGCCAGATTAAGAGGCTGGCAATGCCGGGAAAAGCGGAATGTCGTTTGCCGAAGCTCGATTCTGGGGCACTACCCGCCTCAGAATCCCATGACACGCCAGGACGCCGCCGCCATCTTTGAACGCATCGCCACTTTGCTCGAGCTAAAGGGCGAAAACCCCTTCAAAACACGGGCCTACCGCGCTGGCGCAGAGATCGTGGAGAGCTACAGCGGCGACATCATGAAAATGGCGGCTGAAAACCAGCTCGCAGGCATCAAGGGCCTCGGTGAGGCCCTCCGCGATAAGCTGCATGAGATGGCGACGACCGGAAAACTCGTGTTTTACGAAAAACTGCGATCCGAGTTCCCAGAGACACTTTTTGAGCTTTTTGACATCCAGGGCCTTGGACCGAAAAAAGTGGCCGCACTGCACTCGCAGCTCGGAGTGGGCAGTATTGCCGATTTGAAGCGAGTTTGCGAAGACGGCTCCGCTGCGGCGCTTTCCGGCTTCGGAGCCAAAACGGTGGCCAAAATCCTCGAAAGCATCGCTTTTCACGAACAGCACGCCTCTGAGTTCCGGCTCGATCAGGTCTATCCGGTGGTGCAGACCATGCTGGAGGCACTGCGTGAGCATCCAGCGGCCTCACGCGTGGAGATTTGCGGCAGTTTTAGGCGTGGAAAGGAGACCGTGCATGATCTGGACTTCCTAGTCGCCACCAAGCAGCCAGAGGCCGTCATCGCCGCTTTCGTCAAACTACCACAGGTGGTCGATGTCATCGCCCAGGGAGCCACCAAGGCCAGCGTACACGTAGAAAACGGCCTCCAGTGTGATCTACGAGCTGTTTCGAGCGCCGAATTCCCCTTTGCCCTGGCCTACTTCACCGGCAGCAAGGAGCACAATGTGGCCATCCGCGGGCGGGCACTCACGCAGGGGCTCTCGCTCAATGAATACGGCTTCACCGCCACGAATGATGGCGCGGCCCTGCCAGAGGTGCATGAAGAGCGGGATATTTACCGCGCACTCGGCCTAGACTACATCGAGCCTGAGTTGCGTGAGAACACTGGTGAGATCGACGCTGCCGAGCAGGGCAAACTACCACGCCTCATCGAGCTGGAGAATCTGCGCGGCGTTTTTCACAATCACAGCACCGCCAGTGATGGCCGTGCGACACTGCGTGAGATGGCAGAGGCCGCGCAGGAGCTCGGCATGCAGTACTTCGGCATCGCAGATCACAGTAAGTCATCCTTCCAAGCCAACGGCCTCGATGAAAAGCGCCTCCTGGCCCAGATCGACGAAATCCGCGCACTCAATGCCGAATACGAAGGCTTCCGCATTTTCACCGGCAGTGAGGTGGACATCCTCAAAGACGGCACGCTCGACTTCCCAGACGAAATCCTCGCCCAGCTCGATTACACCGTGGCCAGCGTGCACAACGTATTCAATCTGCCCGAGGCGGAGATGACCAAACGCATCATCAAAGCCATCGAAAATCCCTACATCACCATGATCGGCCACCTCACTGGCCGGCTACTGCTCCAGCGTCCGAGTTACGCTGTCGATGTCCCAGCCATTCTGGATGCCGCAGCCGCCACAGGCACCATCATCGAGCTCAATGCTAGCGGCTGGCGCCTGGACATGGACTGGCGCTGGTGGAAGCTCGCCCGCGATAAAGGCGTGAAATGCAGCATCAATCCCGATGCCCACAGCACCCACGGCTTGAAGGACGTCGTCTTCGGCATCCGCGCCGCCCGCAAAGGCTGGCTACGCCGTGAAGACGTCATCAACACCCTGCCCCTCGCGGAGGTGGAAAAGGCCCTCAAACTGAAACGCAAGTAAACTATCCCTAAGCTCTCCGCATGCCCCCGCCGCCGCCCCCACCACCACGCCGCCGCCCTTTACGCTCACAGGCGCAGCATTCGCATCCGCAGCCGCAACGTGCTGCAAGCAGCAGCGGCGCTCATCCACTGCGGGAGCATCGCACTTCCTGGGAGAAATCGGCCGATTGGTATGACCGCATCATCGGAGAGCGTGGCTCGGAGCTGTATCAGGCGGTGGTGATCCCGCAGGCGCTTCAGTTGCTCGCGGTACAGCGCGGGGAGCGTGCGCTGGATCTGGGCTGCGGCCAGGGTGTCTTTTGCCGTGCTTTGGCGCAAAAGGGCGCTGAGGTCACAGGCGTGGATGCCTCCCCTACCCTGATCCAGAAGGCCAAGACGTATCAGGTGCGGCCACCGGTGCGTTACTTGGCCCGCGATGCAGCCCACATCGCAGATCTAGGCGAGTACGATGCCATCTCAGCCATCCTCTGTGTGCAAAACATGGAAAAACTGGCCGAGGTGACGGCTGCGGCCGCGAAGGCTCTGAAACCCGGTGGGCGCATGCTCTGGGTAATGAATCACCCGGCCTTCCGCATCCCACGCCAGAGTGCCTGGGGTTTTGAGGACGATCGAAAAATCCAATACCGCCGCATCGACGCTTATAGCAGCGAGCTGAGCATCCCCATCGTGATGCATCCCGGCAAGCACGACAGCGAGAGCACCGTGAGCTTTCACCGCAGCATGGAAAGGCTCACGCAGGCAGGTTTCGCCGCCGGATTGATGCTCGGCGGCTTGCAGGAGTGGCATAGCCATAAAGAAAGCCAGCCAGGTCCCCGCGCACGCGCAGAGAATCGTGCTCGCAAAGAGTTCCCGCTCTTTCTTG belongs to Verrucomicrobiaceae bacterium and includes:
- a CDS encoding MoxR family ATPase; amino-acid sequence: MRRLSFFYPMSEFRPLFHQLKTELQKAIVGYDALLGDVLIAIFSGGHVLLEGVPGLGKTYLVRTLSQVIGLEPGRVQCTPDLMPADILGTHIVGEDERGHRTLRYEKGPVFKNLLLVDEINRATPKTQAALLEVMQERCVTTGGERHLLPEPFFVLATQNPMEMEGTYPLPEAQLDRFMFKIKVPFPDLDSLVEISRRTTGFEEPKLNTLVSGESLITMQRELAQMPVADPVAHYASRLVLATHPEQPDALPEVRRYVSYGSSPRGLQSLIRGARVWAAVHGATAVSTDDVRAIALVALRHRIILNFEGEAAQVKVDDIITKLLDSVKTPAMQAA
- a CDS encoding class I SAM-dependent rRNA methyltransferase, with the protein product MRPAPRSNHPSRSNRPHRRPPPPAAPVMAVPGAEAWKTPWAQMKYFSFNPAVYPNMLTAVSPDAGPGDLVNVYDKEGNRFGTGFYNGKARVPLRVLDHHHEDFDEAALDARLEAAIDLRLNTLRLNDVSDAWRVIHSDGDGLSGLIVDRYADVLSIEVTTLGIWQRLRRWLPRLHERLGTKQHVIEVDPDIARIEAIRRADVPEADDEAPRSIRIREHGVRYQVSFEDGHKTGFFCDQRENRVRFAQMARGHRVLDLCCYTGGFALAAKVLGGCEDVTGVDLDEKAIAQAKKNADLNQTRLTWTHGDTFTWGRQMQQNGEQWDAVVLDPPKLIHTREPEEAQLGRNKYYDMNVVALSLLRRGGLFVSCSCSGLLDVAEFEEIVMRAAHRSKRRLQILDRPGAGADHPVMSNCPDGRYLKTLWAVAL
- a CDS encoding transglycosylase domain-containing protein — translated: MKGFDPALRPQSNWRGEAGLRLPFYKRAWFSALVALFLLGIVAVIGVYSVIMAPLRIEAEKFDLNELKKLEASSVIYDRDAEELARIYVLNRTPIAIKDVPQHFIDALIAQEDSRFFQHDGVDYIGLTRAVWLNLRAGEVTQGASTITQQLARQTFQLMEKSYKRKILEAFLAQRLEKHFSKFEILEMYLNRIFFGANFYGVQAAARGYFGKDVKELTIEESATIVGLIKSPNNIQPLKNPVRAIKERNYVLERMVIEGTLTRDVAEKLKLKPMATAPQSANMRQSSIFDTVSSEVMNLIGEEKASIGGFKIYTSIDQGLQRQVESAITKHLAEVEKHPGYEHQTYDQYKTILTDYTTKLRKGEIAPDTPRPRPEYLQGAALVMDNKDGSVLAMVGSRDFADSQFNRAMDGLRPAGTAFTPFVYAAAFSQRGVYPGSKVSAMPFDNRRVQIGGDGGWLGEWGTEEDSPKHIMADVSLRDALIRGRNSPVMNLGEKVGLQAVKDTATRAGISSTLSEYQNLFLGSSECRLGDMCLAYSNFPTLGSRPQKLRVIQRITDAQDNVVFQIPDAEQAPVQSMDPIAAYQTHTCLVEALHTGTGSLAVTDYKLGDFPVAGKTGTHYDFKDLWFLGYTSSVTCGVWAGFDKQKTIYPGAFSSKVVLPAWTEIINAATASYPAVEIAPPEVAERVELCRQSGLRATDYCYEKVKGPDGIEKSVRNTYMEYVRAGTIIDGFCSTHTGDGLGMDIAAFTQSAALDAASPDASLIPEGAKWAHVEPVRMRGVTVIGVDPYNSAVATPKAAPVNEDGSPVKKAIPVDPGAEPEDAPPTLKLTPPPAMKIEL
- the polX gene encoding DNA polymerase/3'-5' exonuclease PolX, with the protein product MTRQDAAAIFERIATLLELKGENPFKTRAYRAGAEIVESYSGDIMKMAAENQLAGIKGLGEALRDKLHEMATTGKLVFYEKLRSEFPETLFELFDIQGLGPKKVAALHSQLGVGSIADLKRVCEDGSAAALSGFGAKTVAKILESIAFHEQHASEFRLDQVYPVVQTMLEALREHPAASRVEICGSFRRGKETVHDLDFLVATKQPEAVIAAFVKLPQVVDVIAQGATKASVHVENGLQCDLRAVSSAEFPFALAYFTGSKEHNVAIRGRALTQGLSLNEYGFTATNDGAALPEVHEERDIYRALGLDYIEPELRENTGEIDAAEQGKLPRLIELENLRGVFHNHSTASDGRATLREMAEAAQELGMQYFGIADHSKSSFQANGLDEKRLLAQIDEIRALNAEYEGFRIFTGSEVDILKDGTLDFPDEILAQLDYTVASVHNVFNLPEAEMTKRIIKAIENPYITMIGHLTGRLLLQRPSYAVDVPAILDAAAATGTIIELNASGWRLDMDWRWWKLARDKGVKCSINPDAHSTHGLKDVVFGIRAARKGWLRREDVINTLPLAEVEKALKLKRK
- a CDS encoding class I SAM-dependent methyltransferase — protein: MPPPPPPPPRRRPLRSQAQHSHPQPQRAASSSGAHPLREHRTSWEKSADWYDRIIGERGSELYQAVVIPQALQLLAVQRGERALDLGCGQGVFCRALAQKGAEVTGVDASPTLIQKAKTYQVRPPVRYLARDAAHIADLGEYDAISAILCVQNMEKLAEVTAAAAKALKPGGRMLWVMNHPAFRIPRQSAWGFEDDRKIQYRRIDAYSSELSIPIVMHPGKHDSESTVSFHRSMERLTQAGFAAGLMLGGLQEWHSHKESQPGPRARAENRARKEFPLFLALLWRKV